A window of Gemmobacter sp. genomic DNA:
TGGCCTGGAGGTGCGCAAGATCCCTGCCGCCGACCGCAGCCGCCGCATTGCCGCCGTGCTGGAGATGGTGCGGCTGACCGGCTACGAGGCGCGGTTCCCGCGCGAGCTGTCGGGCGGCCAGCAACAGCGCGTGGCGCTGGCGCGGGCGCTGGTGATCGAACCGTCGGTGCTGCTGCTGGACGAACCGCTGGCCAACCTGGATGCCAGCCTGCGCGACGACATGCGGTTCTTCATCCGCGATCTGCAACAGCGGGTCGGCATTACCACGATCTACGTCACCCATGACCAGAGCGAGGCGCTGGTGATGTCGGACCGCATCGTGGTGATGAATCGCGGCGTCATCGAACAATGCGGCACCCCGCGCGAGATTTACGAGCGGCCGCGCAGCCTGATGGTGGCGGATTTCATCGGCCAGTCGAACACGCTGACCGGCCGCGTGCTGGGGCGCGAGGGGGGTGGCTATGTGATCGACACGCCCGATGGCCGGCTGACCGCGCATGGCGACCCCGACCTGTCGGGCGAGGTGCGGGTGATGGTGCGGCCGGAAAACATCGGGACCGGGCCGGGCGACAATACGCTGGTGGGCAAGGTGGTGAAATCCACCTATCTTGGCGCCTCGTGCCTGCTGAACATCCAGACGGCGGCGGGCACGCCGTTCACCACCCATGCCCCGGCCGACAGCCCGTTGGCCCCGGGCGATGCCGTGACGCTGGGCTTTGCCGCCCGCAAGGCCTGGGCCTTTGCAGCATGAGCGGCGCGGCCCCCCTTGCCCCCCCGCGGCGCTTGCCGGTGTGGTGGCTGGTCGTGCCGGCGGTGCTGCTGCTGGGCGTGTTCCTGATCCTGCCCTATATCTCCATCGTGGTGATGAGCTTTCGCGAGGCATCCACCAGCGCGGTCTATGGTGATGGCTTCACGCTGGCGCATTATACCAGCGTGATCACCGACCCGTTCGTCTGGGGTATCG
This region includes:
- a CDS encoding ABC transporter ATP-binding protein, with amino-acid sequence MTTLRLDRINKFYGTAHILKDIDLDIAQGEFISLLGPSGCGKTTTLRCIAGFESVNTGTISFGGRDMTHAMPEQRDLGMVFQSYALFPHMTVAENLSFGLEVRKIPAADRSRRIAAVLEMVRLTGYEARFPRELSGGQQQRVALARALVIEPSVLLLDEPLANLDASLRDDMRFFIRDLQQRVGITTIYVTHDQSEALVMSDRIVVMNRGVIEQCGTPREIYERPRSLMVADFIGQSNTLTGRVLGREGGGYVIDTPDGRLTAHGDPDLSGEVRVMVRPENIGTGPGDNTLVGKVVKSTYLGASCLLNIQTAAGTPFTTHAPADSPLAPGDAVTLGFAARKAWAFAA